The DNA segment GAAAGTTGAGTCAAGGGTCACTTTCTACAGACCTTTCAAGGCTTCTCAGAAACAGGCTTTCTTACTTCATCAGCATCAGATCCCATGAGCATTTTGCCCTCCAGATGGATATCCACTTTGCAgtcctttgctttttttttctaatgCATAGAATATGGACCCTTAAATACAGAAGTCTAGGATATACAAATGCCAACCAAccaacatatacctcacaacctctgaggctgcctgccatagatgtgggcgaaacgtcaggagagaatgcttctagaaaatgctcatacagcccgggaaaactcacagcaacccagtgattctggccacaaaggcctttgacaacacaatatacTCCAACTTAGATTTCGTTTCCTCAAACCGTACTTTAGCATCTTTTATAAATTAATCAAACATTAATGCCTAGCTCTTCTCTTGCTTTTAGATTCcactaataattttctttaaatagATATTCCCTATAAGATCTTATTTCATCTTTGTATGTTGGCCTTAGGACCACTTCTaatgcactgaatgtttgcctatctgtgtatgttgtaatctgctctgagtcccatcagggagatagagtggaatataaataaagtgtattattattattattactattattattattattatccactggAAAGAGAATTCCATTTCGATAATGTTGGGCGTTTATCACTTGGGCCCATTTGCTCCAACATTGGCCTCTTCATCTCTATGGCCGTGATAGCAAAAAAGGAGAATAGATGCCTTAAAAAGGGAATGTTCTATCATTCACATTTGAGCCCAGCTCTGAATGTTCAGGGAATTGGGGGTCCACTAAGCatgtcatgctccccctctattctgccttggtcaggccacacctggaatactgtgtccaattttgggcaccgcagttgaagggagatgttgacaagctggaaagcgtccagaggtgggcgactaaaatgattaagggtctggagaacaagccctatgaggagcggcttaaagagctgggcatgtttagcctgcagaagagaaggctgagaggagacatgatagccatgtacaaatacgtgaagggaagtcatagggaggagggagcaagcttgttttctgctgccctgcagactaggacgcggaacaatggcttcaaactacaggaaaggagattccacctgaacatcaggaagaacttcctcaccgtgagggctgttcggcagtggaactctctcccccgggctgtggtagaggctcttctttggaagcttttaagcagaggctggatggccatctgtcgggggtgctttgaatgcgatttcctgcttcttagcggggggttggactagatggcccatgaggtctcttccaactctactattctatgattctatgattctaagcagcCTTATGAAAAGGCCGATGCTATTTTGGGAGGTCAGGCATTGCCTTCCCACAGATGCACCAGTTTCACAGCATCAATGGCTTTCAATCCACATCTGTTGCTGCAGATAAACAAAGCATGTCTGGTTCTGACCTCTTCGGCCTGCCTCGGAGCAGGGAAAGGGAGCACCGTCGGCATATTCAGACAGCATTTCACACCGTTCATCTCCGGCAATTAAGGAGTGACAAGAGGTTCATTTGCAAGGGTCCAGAAAGGAATAACTTCACCACGAATTATCTATCAATTAAGGGAAAGGAGTGAtaggagtgtcaaactgcattcactctacaaTGTACCCAAAGACAaatccaaactgcattcattctacaatgtacccAAAGACAaatccaaactgcattcattctacaatgtacccAAAGactactgcattcattctataaggTACTCAAAGACAaatccaaactgcattcattctacaatgtatcCAAAGACAAATCTTAATCTATAACTCAGGCAATGAGCTGTGTTCGTTCTGGTGCAGATCTCTCAATGTTGCACAGGGACTTTAGCATTTAGGGACAAGTTTGATGTGCCAATACTTTGGGCCAGAGAGACGTTTTGCATTTCAATGTATTTGAGTGGCATCACTCTCACTCGAAAGGAAGATGTGCTAAGCTACGGAGGCTACTAACTTATGCAAAGCCAAAATACACACCTGCTTTCAAATGCAGTTGGGGGATTTTGAACCTCCTGCTAAAGAAAGGAATGTTTGCCCAACCTGGTGCATCATTGACGGGCGCTTAGCATCTTTTCTCCCTCGAGGGCAGTTTCGGCACTGCCAAAAGACATGAATAAACATGAATGCATTTtattcagaacttggaaaagtgacTTATTGAAGTGGCCACTGGAATGTTTTGGGGACTGTAATCCAAAAGAGGGTACTTTTCAAAATAGCAGGAAGGGACAGTCAAAATTCACGGCATGCAGGGAAGAGCTATTCATGAGCATGTCTTCTATCTAAGTACCAAGTGAAAGTACTGATTTCAGCCAATCTAACTGTATATTTCTCTGCAAAGTTAACATAAattgggtccttggtatctgcttggTTGTGCTTCCTGGACCTCTTGTGGGTATCAAAATCTGTGTCTGTTTTGGCCagtccttttatatatattctttttaaaacttgAGACAGTATCCACTGTATTTTTGACATTTCACATCAATTTTTCCATGGTTGAATGAAGGGCAGTTTAAATGCACCCAAAAAAATACACTCACTTGTCCAGACATACAATACACCAGTCTTTAAAAGGCCAGAAGACTCTAAAATCCAGAAGATATTTAGATAATAATAGAATTTGCTTCTTTCCAATTTCCAAGTGGAAGTTCTTCAAGCTGACAACGGTCACATTTAAATCAAGCAGAGATGCAATTCCTCCCATAGTGACACTGATTTGGCTATAtagtttaaaccaggcatgggcaaactttggccctccaggtgttttggactccaactcccacaattcctaacagctgatagccGATAGTTTAACCATAGCTGATGGTTTAAACCCATATTTTTCAGTAATGTTTCTGTTTGCTTAGTCTAATTGCCCCATAAATGGGTTCATGATCTACTAAGGACGGTCATCAGTAGGTTTCCCTCCCACTGCATTCATTCATGATTTTCCATTGTTTCCTTTTACATCTCTAAAGAGTGAAGAGATTGTCTCAAAGAGACCTAGTTTGCATTGGGCTATTTCAGTTCATCAGCAATGGCATTACTCACATCTCAACTGAGTTGAAACACCTGGATCAAAGCTATAGAGTCCCATTGAATTTCAATTATCCAGGTTGGCTAGTTTGTGGATTGGCTAGTTTGTGGATAAAGACTATTTATTGGCCAATCCGTACTTAACGTCCTTCAATACAGCATAAATAAAGTGGGAAAACTGTTTTTATTAAAGTCAGTAACAAAAAGCTTTTGaatccattacagtagagtctcacttatccaagctaaatgggccggcagaaccttggataagcgaatatcttggataataaggagagattaagaaaaagcctattaaacatcaaattaggttatgattttacaaatttagcaccaaaatatcatgatatattgaaaacattgactgcaacaATGGtttagataatccagaaacttggataagcgagtcttggataagtgagactctactgtattattattattattattattattattattattattattattattattaccactttTCACAcatggtgggattcaaagtggcgtacaatGGCTGAATGACAAAATTACATAACATTGTATTTATCAATCCTTAGTTTACATCAGACTGGAAATTCTGGGAAAGAGGCTAGTCTTTGTAAAACTGtaacacccaggattccatagcattgaaccatagcagttgaagtggtgtcaaactgcattatgtctaCAGTGTAGAAGGTGAAGATTCTGACTGACAATTATATAAGTGTAATTCTTTCACAGCCAGACATCTTGGAGAATATGGTTTATTCTCTTTCCATTGTATGTGTCATCTAGACCTGCAAGTTACATATTGCTCTGGAATCTTGTGGCAAAATAAGCCTTGTGAAATTCTTATCAAATAAGTGTAGGAAGGTAAGGAAAAGCATGACTGGTTAGTAGAGGTGGCTATCTGTATTGATTTCCCAACACTTTGCTGAGCTTCAAAGCAAGTTGTCAGAACTACCTGATTCTGACTAGCgttcaattttcatttttttccccatttcaaACCCAGAatttcaatcagtggctgataccagatgcgAAACTCCCTCTGGGCACAGAgaaaactgggtgacttggaaggcactgaacagactacgCTCTGGCACGAGATGCatagccaaccttaagaaatagggctacaaagtggagtctgcgtcatgcgagtgtggagaagagtaaaccactGATCACTTATTAGTTTGACGttgcaggtcagggtgagctcctgctcttagccctagctcctgcccacctagcagtttgaaaacatgcaaatgtgagtagatcaataggtactgcttcggcaggaaggtaataaaggcacccatgcaggcaaCACAATCaggaggtgtcaatggacaacaggctcttcagcttggaaatggaacaaaagcacctccccatggccagagttgagcaccgactccagaaagccggagatgaaaggggaagcctttacctttgtcctGTGTATTTATGTCATTGCTATTCTATTGTATtagggcactgaatgtttgcctatctgtgtatgttgtaatccctTCTGAGtcctctggggagatagagcggaatataaagtgtattactactactactactactacaatgcagcctgagcccttccacatgcacaatggaggaccttcttagtgacaccagaggcattccaagtggccagcttctggtcaaaggaaatttagtataaggacaagtttttaacttgtttgtggttttctatacattataactgcttTCTCAAATAATAAATTGCAGGTCAGAGCATTTGGATGTCTATTTCTTCACTGTTATTGGTAGTGTGTGAATGTTGCCGGCAGCTattgaacagctggtaaacagttTTCCCCAAATCATGACACAAGCataatcttttcttcttttctttattttaaatgtacTGTACAGTAAAGAATGTGCATAGATCCACATGAGCATTTACGTAGCccttcaagaaaaagaaaaaatagtgcAAGCTACCCACCTCTCCACAGCATTTCAAATACTTTGTGAAAAAGTTTTTGAAAAGCCACTTTTGTTTGAACCATTTTATACACAAAGGCTGTTTTTTTCCCCCGTAAGGAAAGAAAGACTGAAACTGACTACTCATATCGGCAGTCAGTTTGCACCAACCAATttgtttgatgaagcaccagaaGAAGTAGACGCGGAGAGAAACAGGAGAAATGAGCCAAAagccttttctttttattatcaGGTTTCCTTTCCTCCCATCAGTACTGCCATCAAGCCAGATTTGGTGCTTTGGAAAAGTGTTATTTTGGTTTAAAGATATGGCTCTGCAAATCACTTTGGTGCATAAAAAGAGGGGCATGCGTAAAGAGGGACCCACGGCTACATTAATCCCCCAAATCCAACATGATTTTATGTCTGTCCTTTAATGCAGCCCCCTGTTTGGGAGCTCTGGTGTCAGTGAACAAGGCACAAGAATCAAGGCACAGGCTttcctcctctcccaggctccTCCACAGAGTTTTCCATCCATCGGTAACAGAAAGTCTCTTCTTGTTCTCTCAATGagaacatcaacaacaataacaaaaaggtAACGGACCTTCCGTcctgaaaaaaaaattgtgaagTGTAGGCTATTCTACAAGCCTCCCTCATTCTGGATTTCTTGACTTCGCTGGGGAAAATTCACAAGTATTCTCCAAGACGGGCTTCAGATGTCCATGTCAAACTGGGCTTCCTCACCTGTGGAAATCGCAAAGTTATTAATGAAATTCATACCTCAATGGTGCTCATTGCTCAAGTCTTTTGAAGAAGAGTACCGTCGATGAAGACATGACAATCTTTaactgttgggtttcatccctggactgcacaagttacttgtgtcatcaagtttctagtcctcaatgagtagctaggctaGAGACAGTGCTAGgctgagggattcctttcccccacattcctatggattcaattatatatatgcttttaaaattttataatgtgttttaatagtgttattaattgatttgtatgtattgttttgattttaatgattgtgtcttgggcattaaatttttgccaacttttgtaagccaccttgagtcccctcgggtgagaaaggtggggtaaaaatgctgtaaataaataaattttcttatAGGGCTTTGCCTTTTGTCTTtcctgctagccactgtctcctcGCCTTTGATGACGTAGTAATGGAATTTCCTCTTCCATTTAAACTGCCCTGGGTTGACCATGCTGTCTCCACCAAAATGTGgagcaaaatgtagctgcattgATATTTTTTACCTTCTAccttctttagaagatgagatttagtaaGTTAATTCGCTCCAAgacttttctatcaagaatgtatttcttcttacttcaataaatatttttgaaccaaaGTTCTGACTCTGAAATCCTAAGCCATCCTAAAGATTAAGAAGTGTTTCCTTTGCAACACAATTTCTGCTGGTTATGGAGTTTActcctggtactctgctatattttggtggaattgccccaactgagggttatttttgagcctaacagctcataaTCCCCAACATCAACACCAGGAATTGGGCAAAGTCTGGATTGGGACCCCCTGATTATTACTGCAAAATACTTAAGGTGGGCACATttagttcttcttcttgtttgaaaaacaagaaaacacattTCCGTTTCATTTCCTGGTTTCATATGTCTAAAAACAATTCTGCGGATAGTCatatgttaaaattgcctccctTTGTCAGTGCTGTCAGGAGACATGGGAgctttttaaatgaaaagaaacattaaaaaaataaatagtggGTAtacagaaggcatgggcaaattttggccctccaggtgttttggacttcaactcccacaattcctaacagccggtaggctgttaggaattgtgggagttgaagtccaaaacatctggagggccaaaatttgccatGCCTGCTGTATACAGCATTTCTGATGTCTCTTAGAGGCCAACACTGGTTTTAAAATAACCTCCCTGCTCCATATGGCTTTATGTAACTTTTGAGAGAAGCACATGCCCACAATCTTTCAATCTTTTAACCAACAAGTGACATAAGTGCTTTGATAGTGGCAGCTAAAGAGGCAGAACCAATCTGTAATCTTTCTGCAGCCATTTCCTTGTTCTCCCTGTGCCAACCAAGGACAAAACGTTCTTTCAAGGGCGACAGGTTCGAGCAATGTTTTGTTATTGTAAAGACGATTAAGGAGTAACAAAGCTAGATGCCCACAAGGCAGTTCTACCAGTCCTATCTTGTTCATTTTTAACCACATGCCATATTCAAGGTACATGGGGACTTATtttgtttaaaggtaaaggtaaacattttcccctgactagtcgtgtccgattctggggtctagttgtgtccgattctgggggttggtgctcatctctatttctaagctgaagagccggtgttgtccgtagacacctccaaggttatgtggccggcatgactgcatggagcattgttacctttccattgatctactcacatttgcatatatgGCTTCTAGATGGAAGCTCCATCATATGCATTTGCAGGAGAAGGTACCTTTATAGGACGGTTGCAGGTAAACACTCACCTAAGCCTAGTTTCTCCACATCAGCATGGACCAGGCTGCTCTCGTTCCTGACCTCATCCACATTTGGACATGTAACTCCTGGAATGTCGGGAAGATCACACGGTGGAGTTTTGGCCACAGGAGAATTACGGCACTCCATTAGAAATTTACGGTCATAAATAATGCGTGTACCTAAAAAGGAAAGAGAACGATAAGTCACCTGAAGACTTTCGTTCGGAAGCCAGTTCCATAGAGGTATCCATGTTAGTCTATCACAGCGGGAAAATATCACAGGCTGGATCTCCAGCATTTAACAGCCTCACCTTTTGCAAATGTTTATCTGCTGTTCACAAAGTTTCATCCTGGTTTGCTCTCAACCCATAGTTTAAAAGAAACTTTGGAAATGCTGGCACATATTAGTCTTAAAGTTCCTCAGCACTgatatctttttttttccagtgatgagaaatattttttccagtgaTGAGAAATAAATTACAATCTCTGGAAACAGGTCAAAAACTGAACCTTTTTGGACCTCTAGATCTAGATCCCACTTGTGACCACTTTTCTTTATGTAACCCCAAGTATAttggtatataaaacaggtataaagattaaacatttactgataataatccAGTATTTAGcagggcttgctaaacagactcaTTTTCCGTTTTGTGGAGCACAGCTGAATCATCTTTTGCAGAATCCATTGTAAACATTGCATACTGTTGCATTCATGTAAATGGGTGGTGTTCCGAACCCCTTTAATGTTGCCAAACTTTTGGAGagtccaacattgagctaaggagaaCCCATTTGAGGCCGAGACCCacattttaagaagcagtgctctagatgctcaaagttgcagtccaacaacatctgacaCCAATGGGTTCCCTTCTCCTTTTAAAAGTAGAGAGCACCATATAGGGAAGACTCCAAATAGTCTCACCGATGCAATTCAACTGAGCTGTGAGGAGGAGTCCAGTACTTTTCCATACAATGTTGTCTTAAAATAAAGTAAGATCTTGAAGAAAAGCTTTCTAGTATTCATATTAGAATAGTCTAATAGTCATATTCGAACAGTCTAATAATAATGTGGGGAACGGGTGACACATTATTTTCCAATTCACTGTCAGCATTTCAAAACAGACATGCTCTACAGACAAGGGGGGCCGGAATCAAACTGGCCAAGTCAACAGTTCAGGCCAACGCCCTGCATTAAACCGCCGTTAATCGGAGTTTACCGAGACAACAAGCCTCATCGGCTGTTGCTGCTGCCAGCTATTGGAACGCTTGCAAAACATCACCAGTTTTCCTAGAAGTGTTCTCAATGTACCAGTTATTACAGGGACATTTCATAACAGGTTCACTGGAGGACTACAGCTTTGGCTTTACGTCTGCAGAAATACATGCCGAGAGGCCTAATGTAATAGAAGAGCTTCAGATGAAGAGCCAGCGGCTTCTGCCTTTTATCTCTCGGGATGGGACAATTCGGAAAGCACAACAGGCGAGCAGTTATGTGCACCAATTCACTCAATCCAATAAGTTTCTGATTATTTCTGATCTTTCGCCACACATGGTAGAATTTGGGACAGCTTTTAAAACTCTGCCATGCAGTATGCATGTGCCTATGACTTGTTTGGCTTTGCAGAGCCAGCTACCCAGTTCTCTGAATCTCACGTTGAATATTTACATTTCCAGAAAGGTCATATTCCAAGGCTGTTCCTGGACCTcatgccagtattttaaaaactccctCTGTATATACCATGAACTGAGTGAAGTTTTAGGTTTCTAACTCTTAAAATTGCTGGAATGTGTGTGAAGCATATATGGTTCAATCTCTGGAGCCAGCAGGAGTTCTGTGGCATTTCCTGTGGTCTCAATTTTAATGTCGTACATAAATTCAGCTACATTATAGTGTTATGTGCCAGGATTTGCATTAACAATAAATGATATCTCTACCAACTAGGGTGGTGTTGTGGTTTGTGTGCTGTATGAGGATCCTAGAGAAAAAGATTCAAATTCCTGAACGgctgttgggtgaccttgggcaagtcatacgcCCTTAGCCTAAAGGAAGGCAATGTCAaaagctctgaacaaatctggaaGCCCCACAGTAAAGTCATTatgattctgaaatgacttgaaggcaagacTCCAAGTCTTATCCTGCTTTCCTTCTATGGCTTGAAGGTGAACAAGCCTCCCAAAGTTTATGCCAGCAGAGTGATAGCTTTGGCAACATTTCTAGTATGGCCCAGCCCATGTTGGTGCTGTGCAAGGAGCAGCAGAGCAGATCATTATCAGAAAGCCGGTCACAAAGTGATGACCTAGTTGCAGGAACCATTTAGTCACCCCTATGAAACAAGGATCTTCAAATATGAAACAATAGAACATACATCCTTCACTACCATAAGTTTTGGATTCTTATAGAACAGATGAAGCTGCTTGATTATACAGTTTTAGAGATGCAAACACCTGGCAGGGATTTTGTATCTCCACTTCCAGTAGGAGAACATTTGCCTATTATTGGCTTGCCTGCTAGGTACTTCTGCCAATAAGTAGTGACTGAAGCAGACAACTATAAAATTTGCCTTTCTGGTTTTCAGATATTTGCAACCAAATACCAGAAGTGGAACTTGTGGATTTTTC comes from the Anolis carolinensis isolate JA03-04 unplaced genomic scaffold, rAnoCar3.1.pri scaffold_8, whole genome shotgun sequence genome and includes:
- the eif4ebp1 gene encoding eukaryotic translation initiation factor 4E-binding protein 1 produces the protein MSSAATYFRSPPALIPAKRLHLPEGVALPPGDYSTTPGGTLFGTTPGGTRIIYDRKFLMECRNSPVAKTPPCDLPDIPGVTCPNVDEVRNESSLVHADVEKLGLGEEAQFDMDI